Genomic DNA from Oryza sativa Japonica Group chromosome 5, ASM3414082v1:
ATATACGTACTCCTACAGTGTGTACGCATGTCAATGGTCAAGTCAAAACCCTCTTTGCATTGGTCGACGCGGTACAACTTTTCTTCCCTCCCGGGTCACTGCATGTCTCCGCACGGTAATTACTACTACCACTACAGCAGCAGCCAAAACCAAAGGGAATAGACTAGACCCAAGAAGAAAAATTCAGGAGAAAAAATTGGGGCTACGTGCATGGAAGCTTCGCGCCGAATCACACGTGCCTCGTCCCACCTGTCCGCGTCACCCgtctctcctcgccgccgccgctctttgCTTCTGCACGTAGCATCCTCTATCTCGCTCTTGTCCTCTTCGCTTCGTTTTGTATATAAAGACGCCACTGCGCTTCGCTCTCCTCTGCTACTACCTGACAAGCTTTGCTTTGCTCGCACGCGTTCCCAGCTCCACCTCATCatccatggcgtccaccgacaGCGCCCAGGTGGCTGCAGGatggcccgccgccgccagggaACACGAAGCGTGCCCGCCGCCGCTTGTCGTTGGAGCCCCGTCGCATGATGCCGACGcgcagccggaggaggagatACCGTACTCCGTCTCCTTCAGCGtgccggcgtcgccgtcggggaTGCACCTCGGcgcgtccgtcgtccgcgtgcacgccgcgccgccttccGTGGGCGAGGCCAGGATCGACATGATCCACCccgccgagccaccgccgcAGATGCTGTGGCAGCAGGCGAGGTTCCACTCGCAGCCCACCCTGACGGTGATcaacggcgaggcggcggcgccggtgccccGGAGCGACAGCACGCGGGACCGGCGGTTCGACCAGTTCAAGACCTTCTCCGGCCGCCTCGAGCGCCAGTTCTCCAGCCTCCGCGGGATGCTGCCGCAGGAGCCCGCCGCCGACATCGAGACGGCGGACTCCAAGATCTccgaggaggaggccgacggcggcgaggtgcccACCGCCGACCGCTACTTCGCCGCCCTTGAGGGCCCCGAGCTCGACACCCTCCGAGTACGTCACTTCGAAACCTTAGCTAGCTCAAAATTTCTTGCCATTGTAACGACTAGACTAATGAGGATGTCGGCGTGCAGGCGACGGAGGTGCCGGTGCTGCCCGAGGACGAGAGGTGGCCGTTCCTGCTGCGGTTTCCGATCAGCGCGTTCGGGATGTGCCTGGGCGTGAGCAGCCAGGCGATGCTGTGGAAGACGCTGGCGTCGGAGCCCTCCACGGCGTTCCTCCACATCAGCCTCGACGTCAACCACGTCCTCTGGTGGGTGTCCGTCGCGCTCATGGCCCTCGTCTCCGCCATCTACCTGCTCAAGGTCGTCTTCTACTTCGAGGCCGTCCGCCGCGAGTTCCATCACCCCATCCGCGTCAACTTCTTCTTCGCGCCATGGATCGCCTGCCTCTTCCTCGTCAAGGGCCTGCCGCGCCAGGTCTGGACCATCCACCACGTCGTCTGGTTCCTCCTCATGGCGCCCATCCTGCTCCTCGACCTCAAGATCTACGGCCAGTGGAtgtccggcggcgagcggcggctgtccAAGGTGGCCAACCCGTCGAACCACCTCGCCATCGTCGGCAACTTCGTCGGCGCGCTGCTCGGCGCGAGGATGGGGCTCCGGGAGGGCcccatcttcttcctcgccgTGGGGTTGGTCCACTACATCGTGCTGTTCGTGACGCTGTACCAGCGGCTGCCGACCAACGTGCAGCTGCCCAAGGAGCTCCACCCGGTGTTCTTCCTGTTCATCGCGGCGCCGAGCGTGGCGTCCATGGCGTGGGCGAGGCTGACCGGCGAGTTCGACTTCGGGGCGCGGATCGCCTACTTCGTCGCGCTCTTCCTCTACATGTCGCTGGCGGTGCGCGTCAACATGTTCCGGGGGTTCAGGTTCTCGCTGGCGTGGTGGGCGTACACGTTCCCGATGAccagcgccgccatcgccacggTGCTGTACGCGTCGGAGGTGACCAACGTGGCGACGAGGGCGATGGCGGTGGGGCTCTCCGGGATCGCCACCGTGACGGTCACCGGCGTGCTGGTCACCACCATGTACCACGCCTTCGTGCGCAGGGACCTCTTCCCCAACGACGTCTCCATCGCCATCACCCGGAGGAAGCCCAAGTTCAGCAAGATCCTCGCGCACCTCCGCTCCTCCGGCACCGACGTCAAGGAGCTCGTCTTCTCCGTCTCCTCCAAGAACGGCGCTGACGACTCTGCCTCCGTCTCCAAGGCAAGCAACTGCAGCTCCGGCGATCAGTCCCCGGTGCCACACGCCGGAGCTGGGCGTGGGCGTTAACTAATTTAGTACGCtgtcgcgtgcgcgcgcgcgtgtaCAGACTTGataattaatttctctttttttttcttttcgatcCTTGCACAATCGATTCGCTACGAATGGACGGCATTGGCGGATCGGCAGCGACCAGGGGTTTATCCTTTGAGCGAATTGCAATAAGGATATTATAAGCTTCAGTTTTGTAGGTTAGTTCCAGTTTATAATTATTGACTCGggagtttttttaatttattccatcGGATATGTGTTTTTAAAGAGGAGATATAACGTGTAACTgcatttggatttggatttgatTGTATCTTAATCCATCACGCCGTGCTGTTCGTCTAACTTCTGGATGAGATAATGGGAGACCCAATTTGGAAAAAAGTCTCTTTAATTAATGTGGCGTTTGAGATGGGAGGGACTTAACATAATTCTCTAGGCGAGggactatatattttttttcgtgagagggactaaaaaatactccctcattccctaaatgtttgacaccgttaaattttttaaacatgtttggccgttcgttttattcaaaaacttttgtgatatgtgtaaaactatatgtatacataaaagtatatttaacaataaatcaaatgatagaaaaagaattaacaattacttaaattttttgaataagacgaacggtcaaacatttttaaaaaaatcaacggtgtcaaatattttaggatggaggtagtaagtCCATCCCATCCTAAACACCACCTTACGTCTGTCGACTCTAACGGAGTCTGATTTTCTTACCTCAACTTTAgaactattaaaaaaaactagatatATATAACAACtttattaaatattaattaatgtcGATTTAATTTGTCTCCTTCAATAGTTTAGATGTTGTTTTATTCTACGTGAAGTGTTAATCAGTCCAACCCATACTAATATGACATCTAGGTTGCAATTAGGTAGGACTATaggaaaaattaaaaacaagaaGCTCATTAGGACTTTGAGAGGTTGTTTGGGAAAGAgagacttaaaaaaaaataagacgCTTATCCCCCTCAGTCCGGCCCTTAGCTTCTCTCCCATCtactacttccttcgtttcacaatgtaagtcattatatCATTTCTTacatttatattaatattatgtctagattcattaacattaatataaatgtgcGAAATGATataatgacttatattgtgaaacggaggtacTACTGTCCCTCACATCTTCCTCTGACGCCGCTCCTTGTTTATTGCCATTGTCGTCGTCGCCTGCTCCTTCTCTTCGGCGCCTCGAGATTTGGGGACGGAGCTCGAGCTCCACCTGTGAGAGGAACAAGAGACAAGGTCAGAGAAGAATGTGAGCGTGACGTTAGGCTTGGATGTGAActtgttaattaatttctctttttttatcctTGCACAATCGATTCGCTACGCATATACGGCATTGGCGGATATCGGTAGCGACCAGGATTATATCCTTTGTGCAAAAGTTACAATACAATTTTGTAGGATATCAGTTTAAAATTATTGTcttgagagttttttttttcattggacaCATGTTTATAAAGCTGTGTGTACCATGTAACTGGATTTTATAAAGTATTATTCCATCGCGCGGTGCTACTCCTCTGAGTCGTCACACCAGATGCGATCATGGGATGCCTAATTTTGTTCCATCACGCGGTGCTACTCCTCTGAGTCTATTTTACCTCTCTCGATTTTAACCCTAGTCTAAAATTGCAATAGGGATATCATAAGTTATTCCAGTTTTGTAGGAGTAGATTAGTTGCCAGTTTAAAATTATTGTGTCAGGTTATgtataccacatacctaatagtagttgactaaatctcggcaggacccaccacatattatgtcttatacggaaacaacctttgGATATAAGAGGAGTCCGCGTAAGGAAGGATAACCAGAGtcctacatggaaacgacaaggactactcggattgtatccatattggtttccctagttctacttggacaaggggacacctataggtataaatacaaggccccctaagaggagaggggagacggaacaacagaagccacaacatacaaagccaacatacgccaagacaagatgccggatatcgacttcagagataggcatggctagtcccctacggtgcctACGGATACCGTCAGGTGAGAtatagcgctgtctctgatctcgccggatgcggattcaaggaggaagaccaccctgttgtcgactacgagtcagaccttcagaccgccatgtcgacaacagttagataggctaccccaaatattgtactggtgtaattatgatgaataagagcaagcccaaatattgtactagtgtgattatgatgaataagagcaacgattggcttcggccaacaagatgtagggttattacctgacaattcaggggcccgaacctgtataaaaatcctcgtctccgtctcttttacctaagtctcgcgtatatcctagcacgtctccgtctcttttacctaagtctcgcgtatatcctagcaccaacgatccccatactatgcaaataccgaaatcgcgacatcaaacgtcgacatatTGACtcgagagtttttttttaaattacacagtacaacgcagacacttaCAACACACACGCGCTTGCCCCCtataaacacacgcacgcaaaccctgctcctatgagcatcttcgaaggcTGGGCCGACTCGCCCCTATAAACGCATGCACGCAAACCCTgtccctatgagcatcttcgaagactgggccgacAAATCCTTGAGatactcacccctatgaacacacgcacacaaaccctacccctatgagcatcttcgaagactgggccggccctatgagcatcttcgaagactgggccagcaaatccttgagattgatgaagtcaccacaggcgtctCGCTGTCGACAGGTACGTCACCTACCACTTAAAGCACAACGTCGTTAAATACTGGAAAATTCGCTCTCAtagggagtcgaacccaggacctaaGGTGCTACTAAGGtacttgtaaccactaggctaccgctacatgccctttcgcgACTCGAGAGTTTTTTATTCCATTGGACTTGGACACATGCTTTTAAAGCTGTATATATGATAGATGTATCGTGTAACTGGATTTTGATAGTATATCTTATTCCATCGCGCTATGTTGCTCCTCTAACTCTTGAGTCCTCACACGGAATGCGATCATGGTAGgactaaaaaataaatcttGTTCATGTTCCTCTCCGCGAGgagcctcctcctcgcccgagatTTCTAATACGCGACTAGTCGCGCTCGCCCTCCCGCGTGCGACTGAACACGTGTCACGCGTGGAGAAGAGGCGACGGACGGCGCGTACGGTTCTTTTTTTTCGGGCAtacagtttcttttttttttcttccgtaccttttctggttttctttcttttcttcccgtATATTTTCTGTTTTTCCGTTTTCTAATACGTATATATGCAAACTTTGTATGCGTATAAGTACAAACtgtatatacacgtatacaaaatttatatatgtgtatgcaaacttttgtatacgtgtatacaaagtttgtatacacatacataaagtttatatacatgtatttttttaggttttttataAGTACGCACACAAACTTTATAGACATGTGTATATCTTTTATACATTAAAAGTGcatacatataaaaaaaattatgtatatatatacacatatgtatatattatatagtttatacgtatgtatatatattactacctccgttttttaatagatgacgccgttgactttttctcacatgtttgatcattcgtcttattcaaaaaatttacgtaattataatttattttgttatgagttgttttatcactcatagtactttaagtatgatttatatcttatacagttgcataaaatttttgaataagacgaatggtcaaacatgtgagaaaaagtcaacggcatcatctattaaaaaacggagggagtatatacatacgtatatacatatagtatGCATAGTAGCATATAGAATAATAGATCGGACTAGATGGGGGGGAGCTCatcgcgcgcgcggccgcgcgaCTAGTCgcggacccccccccccccccccgcgccgccgtggccatTCCACGACGTTGAAGTCATACGGTATCAAGGACGATGCGCCTGTAACTGAGTAGACACGCCCTAATATTATTAATAGGCAAGAGAGTCTTCGTATCTGGTTTTATACAattgagggacgaaaatcagcTACTATATTATTGAGGGAGGGAAATATACCCTTTTTTTCCCCAT
This window encodes:
- the LOC4339749 gene encoding S-type anion channel SLAH2; this encodes MASTDSAQVAAGWPAAAREHEACPPPLVVGAPSHDADAQPEEEIPYSVSFSVPASPSGMHLGASVVRVHAAPPSVGEARIDMIHPAEPPPQMLWQQARFHSQPTLTVINGEAAAPVPRSDSTRDRRFDQFKTFSGRLERQFSSLRGMLPQEPAADIETADSKISEEEADGGEVPTADRYFAALEGPELDTLRATEVPVLPEDERWPFLLRFPISAFGMCLGVSSQAMLWKTLASEPSTAFLHISLDVNHVLWWVSVALMALVSAIYLLKVVFYFEAVRREFHHPIRVNFFFAPWIACLFLVKGLPRQVWTIHHVVWFLLMAPILLLDLKIYGQWMSGGERRLSKVANPSNHLAIVGNFVGALLGARMGLREGPIFFLAVGLVHYIVLFVTLYQRLPTNVQLPKELHPVFFLFIAAPSVASMAWARLTGEFDFGARIAYFVALFLYMSLAVRVNMFRGFRFSLAWWAYTFPMTSAAIATVLYASEVTNVATRAMAVGLSGIATVTVTGVLVTTMYHAFVRRDLFPNDVSIAITRRKPKFSKILAHLRSSGTDVKELVFSVSSKNGADDSASVSKASNCSSGDQSPVPHAGAGRGR